In the genome of Gordonia rubripertincta, one region contains:
- the ribH gene encoding 6,7-dimethyl-8-ribityllumazine synthase, whose translation MSGHGEPTLELADAGKLRLAIVSSQWHEKICGALLDGAVRAANENGVTEPTVVQVAGAIELPVIVQALARTHDAVVALGVVIKGETPHFEYVCDAVTAGLTRVSLDESTPVGNGVLTTLTEEQAIARAGLPGSTEDKGAQATVAALASALTLRALARGEALPNAVGGASA comes from the coding sequence ATGAGTGGCCACGGCGAACCGACCCTCGAACTCGCCGATGCCGGCAAGCTCCGGCTGGCGATCGTGTCGTCGCAGTGGCACGAGAAGATCTGTGGCGCACTGCTCGACGGCGCGGTCCGCGCGGCCAACGAGAACGGTGTCACCGAGCCGACCGTCGTGCAGGTGGCGGGCGCCATCGAGTTGCCGGTGATCGTGCAGGCGCTGGCCCGCACCCACGACGCCGTCGTCGCACTCGGCGTCGTGATCAAGGGTGAGACACCGCATTTCGAGTACGTGTGCGACGCGGTGACCGCGGGTCTGACCCGCGTCTCGCTCGACGAGTCGACCCCGGTCGGCAACGGTGTGCTGACCACGCTCACCGAGGAGCAGGCCATCGCCCGCGCGGGCCTGCCCGGTTCGACCGAGGACAAGGGCGCCCAGGCGACCGTCGCCGCACTGGCGTCGGCCCTGACCCTGCGCGCACTGGCACGCGGCGAGGCCCTGCCGAATGCGGTCGGAGGAGCATCGGCGTGA
- the uvrC gene encoding excinuclease ABC subunit UvrC, whose protein sequence is MADPTTYRPAHGTIPTEPGVYKFRDEHGRVIYVGKAKNLRSRLTSYFADIASLHPRTRQMVTTAASVEWTVVGTEVEALQLEYNWIKEFDPRFNVRYRDDKSYPMLAVTLNEEYPRLFVYRGPRRRGVRYFGPYAHAWAIRETVDLLTRVFPARTCSAGVFKRHRQIDRPCLLGYIDKCSAPCIGRVDAEEHREIVEDFCDFLAGRTDLLIRKLERDMTAAAEDLDFERAARLRDDIGALRRAMEKQAVVLGDGTTADVVAIAGDELEVSVQVFHVRDGRVRGQRGWVVERSDNGTDGDVIGEFITQFYGAQVDFDATVDVGADRAHGESVPREVLVPELPADTAELEEWLSGLRGSRVTLRVPQRGDKKALFETVARNAGEALTQHKLRRAGDLTTRSAALTELQENLMLDQAPLRIECVDISHVQGTDVVASLVVFEDGLPRKSDYRHYAIRHAAGDGHSDDVASIAEVTRRRFLRHRADRDAPPPESGEVDAGPETSAQPRKFAYPPNLFVVDGGAPQVHAAAAVLDELGVTDVSVIGLAKRLEEVWVPGEDDPMILPRSSQALFLLQRVRDEAHRFAITFHRSKRSKRMTASALDGIPGLGKTRRTALVTHFGSVARLREASLEEIAQVPGIGLTTARAVQGALGGDTVVETVPESEVEPESEVVPVETVVSETVNEAEMTVVTGDAGRGVDE, encoded by the coding sequence GTGGCCGACCCGACTACCTACCGTCCTGCTCACGGAACCATCCCGACCGAACCCGGGGTGTACAAGTTCCGGGACGAGCACGGCCGTGTCATCTACGTGGGCAAGGCCAAGAACCTCCGGTCGCGTCTGACCTCGTACTTTGCCGACATCGCCTCGCTGCACCCGCGCACCCGCCAGATGGTGACGACGGCGGCGTCGGTCGAGTGGACCGTCGTGGGCACCGAGGTCGAGGCACTCCAGCTCGAATACAACTGGATCAAGGAGTTCGATCCGCGGTTCAACGTCCGCTACCGCGACGACAAGAGCTATCCGATGCTCGCCGTGACCCTCAACGAGGAGTACCCGCGGCTGTTCGTCTACCGCGGGCCGCGCCGCCGCGGCGTGCGCTACTTCGGGCCGTATGCGCATGCGTGGGCCATCCGCGAGACCGTCGACCTGCTGACGCGGGTGTTCCCGGCGCGCACCTGCTCGGCGGGCGTGTTCAAACGGCACCGCCAGATCGACCGCCCCTGCCTGCTCGGGTACATCGACAAGTGCTCCGCCCCCTGTATCGGGCGGGTCGACGCCGAGGAGCACCGCGAGATCGTCGAGGATTTCTGCGACTTCCTGGCGGGCCGCACCGACCTGCTGATCCGCAAGCTCGAACGCGACATGACCGCCGCGGCGGAGGATCTCGACTTCGAGCGGGCGGCCCGACTGCGCGACGACATCGGAGCTCTCCGGCGCGCCATGGAGAAGCAGGCCGTGGTCCTCGGGGACGGCACCACGGCCGACGTCGTCGCGATCGCGGGCGACGAACTCGAGGTGTCGGTACAGGTCTTCCACGTGCGCGACGGGCGCGTCCGCGGTCAGCGCGGCTGGGTCGTCGAACGCAGCGACAACGGCACCGACGGCGACGTCATCGGCGAGTTCATCACCCAGTTCTACGGTGCGCAGGTCGATTTCGACGCCACCGTCGACGTCGGTGCGGACCGCGCACACGGCGAGTCCGTTCCGCGCGAGGTCCTGGTCCCCGAATTGCCGGCCGACACAGCCGAACTCGAGGAGTGGCTGAGCGGGCTGCGGGGGAGCAGGGTCACCTTGCGGGTGCCCCAGCGCGGCGACAAGAAGGCGCTGTTCGAGACCGTCGCCCGGAACGCCGGCGAAGCACTCACTCAGCACAAGCTCCGACGCGCCGGTGACCTCACCACCCGCTCGGCCGCCCTCACCGAGCTGCAGGAGAACCTGATGCTCGATCAGGCGCCGCTGCGTATCGAGTGTGTGGACATCTCGCACGTGCAGGGCACCGACGTCGTCGCCTCCCTCGTCGTCTTCGAGGACGGCCTGCCGCGCAAGTCCGACTACCGGCACTACGCGATCCGTCATGCCGCCGGCGATGGCCACTCCGACGACGTCGCGTCGATCGCCGAGGTCACCCGCCGCCGCTTCCTCCGGCACCGTGCCGACCGCGACGCACCACCGCCCGAGTCGGGGGAGGTCGACGCCGGGCCCGAGACCTCAGCGCAGCCACGGAAATTCGCGTACCCGCCCAACCTGTTCGTCGTCGACGGTGGCGCACCGCAGGTGCATGCGGCCGCGGCGGTCCTCGATGAACTCGGTGTCACCGACGTCTCGGTGATCGGACTCGCCAAACGCCTCGAGGAGGTGTGGGTGCCCGGCGAAGACGATCCGATGATCCTGCCGCGAAGCAGCCAGGCGCTGTTCCTGCTGCAGCGTGTGCGCGACGAGGCACACCGGTTCGCCATCACCTTCCACCGCAGCAAGCGCAGCAAGAGGATGACCGCCTCGGCGCTCGACGGCATCCCGGGTCTGGGGAAGACACGACGCACCGCGCTGGTGACCCACTTCGGGTCGGTGGCGCGCCTGCGTGAGGCATCCTTGGAGGAGATCGCCCAGGTGCCGGGGATCGGACTGACCACGGCGCGTGCGGTGCAGGGCGCGCTCGGCGGTGACACCGTTGTCGAGACGGTGCCCGAGTCCGAGGTGGAGCCGGAGTCCGAGGTGGTGCCGGTGGAGACGGTGGTGTCCGAGACGGTGAACGAAGCAGAGATGACGGTGGTGACCGGTGACGCGGGACGGGGTGTCGATGAATGA
- a CDS encoding PH domain-containing protein, with amino-acid sequence MTSPRWDLVYRPRKLPRWAIIAAVIVMAIHITFGLLLTIEDVGVRNLGSSDQVAIILIGVLVSGAILLLTRPRLRVGPEGVEVRNLVPVRLFGWDQVLGLTYPEKGYGAWLLFPSDEHITVLAVQANDGPRAVEAMARFRELEERYRGTVRPAN; translated from the coding sequence GTGACCTCCCCGCGATGGGACCTGGTCTACCGGCCGCGCAAGTTGCCCCGCTGGGCGATCATCGCGGCCGTGATCGTGATGGCCATCCACATCACCTTCGGGTTGCTGCTGACGATCGAGGACGTGGGGGTCCGCAACCTCGGCAGCTCCGACCAGGTCGCGATCATTCTGATCGGCGTCCTCGTCTCGGGTGCCATTCTCCTGCTGACCCGTCCGCGGCTGCGCGTCGGGCCAGAAGGAGTCGAGGTGCGCAACCTCGTGCCGGTCCGGCTGTTCGGCTGGGATCAGGTGCTCGGACTGACCTACCCGGAGAAGGGTTACGGCGCCTGGCTGCTGTTCCCGTCCGACGAACACATCACCGTGCTGGCCGTGCAGGCGAACGACGGTCCGCGGGCCGTCGAGGCGATGGCCCGGTTCCGCGAGCTCGAAGAGCGCTATCGCGGGACCGTCCGACCCGCCAACTAG
- the whiA gene encoding DNA-binding protein WhiA codes for MTAAVKDELSRLTVTQVSCRRAEVSALLRFAGGLHIVAGRVVVEAEVDMGNVARRLRREIHDLFGYGSDVHVLRGGGLRKSARYIVRITKDGEGLARQTGLLDLRGRPVRGLPAQVVGGSVADAEAAWRGAFLAHGSLTEPGRSSALEVSCPGPEAALALVGAARRLGVTAKAREVRGADRVVIRDGEAIGALLTRMGAHDTRLVWEERRMRREVRATANRLANFDDANLRRSARAAVAAAARVERALEILGDEVPDHLVAAGQLRITHRQASLEELGQLADPPMTKDAVAGRIRRLLSMADKKARQDGIPDTESAVTSELLDEA; via the coding sequence ATGACGGCGGCGGTGAAAGACGAGCTGAGTCGCCTGACGGTGACCCAGGTGAGTTGCCGGAGAGCCGAGGTGTCGGCCCTGCTGCGATTCGCCGGCGGCTTGCACATCGTGGCCGGCCGCGTCGTGGTCGAGGCCGAGGTCGACATGGGCAACGTCGCGCGGCGCCTACGACGCGAGATCCACGACCTGTTCGGCTACGGCTCCGACGTCCATGTCCTGCGCGGCGGCGGCCTGCGCAAGTCGGCCCGCTACATCGTGCGCATCACCAAGGACGGCGAGGGCCTCGCCCGACAGACCGGCCTGCTCGACCTGCGCGGCCGTCCGGTGCGCGGACTCCCGGCCCAGGTCGTCGGCGGAAGTGTCGCGGACGCCGAAGCCGCTTGGCGCGGTGCGTTTCTCGCGCACGGCTCGCTGACCGAACCGGGACGTTCGTCGGCCCTCGAGGTCAGCTGCCCCGGACCGGAGGCCGCGCTCGCACTCGTCGGTGCGGCCCGGCGCCTCGGTGTGACCGCCAAGGCCCGCGAGGTCCGCGGCGCCGACCGCGTCGTCATCCGGGACGGCGAGGCCATCGGCGCGCTGCTCACCCGGATGGGTGCTCACGACACCCGCCTCGTGTGGGAGGAACGCCGCATGCGCCGCGAGGTTCGCGCGACCGCGAACCGTCTCGCCAACTTCGACGACGCCAACCTGCGACGCTCGGCCCGCGCGGCGGTGGCCGCGGCGGCCCGCGTCGAACGCGCCCTGGAGATCCTCGGCGACGAGGTCCCCGACCATCTCGTCGCGGCGGGGCAGCTGCGCATCACCCATCGGCAGGCCTCCCTGGAGGAGCTCGGCCAGCTCGCCGACCCACCGATGACCAAGGACGCGGTGGCCGGTCGCATCCGTCGTCTGCTGTCGATGGCCGACAAGAAGGCCCGCCAGGACGGCATCCCGGACACCGAGTCGGCGGTCACCTCAGAGCTGCTCGACGAGGCCTGA
- the rapZ gene encoding RNase adapter RapZ, which yields MNERAKAGHDEQLTGGVRNGEVPDGLTVLFVTGMSGAGRSTAANVLEDDGWYVADNVPPSLISTMVGMVRESDPTITRLAMVLRASHPNLAHELEQLRDSLEESGIRTRLLYLDASEEALVRRFEQVRRRHPLQGKETLIEGIARERTILAPIKNVADLVVETSALTAAKLRSVVEGVSPGDTEPRLSIAVQSFGFKYGLPIDSDLVADVRFLPNPHWIDELRDHNGQEAPVRDYVLGQPDAGDFLDLYTDLVSIVGRGYLREGKRYMTISVGCTGGKHRSVAISEELARRLRKAVDDSGVASYDVRVMHRDLGRE from the coding sequence ATGAATGAGCGGGCCAAGGCCGGACACGACGAGCAGCTGACCGGAGGCGTCCGGAACGGTGAGGTGCCGGACGGACTCACCGTCCTGTTCGTCACCGGCATGTCCGGTGCGGGCCGGTCCACAGCGGCCAACGTGCTGGAGGACGACGGCTGGTACGTCGCGGACAACGTTCCGCCGTCGCTGATCTCGACGATGGTCGGGATGGTGCGGGAGAGCGACCCGACGATCACCCGTCTCGCGATGGTATTGCGCGCCTCCCACCCCAACCTCGCCCACGAACTCGAGCAGCTGCGGGACAGTCTCGAGGAGTCGGGGATTCGTACCCGGTTGCTCTACCTCGACGCGAGCGAGGAGGCGCTGGTTCGTCGCTTCGAACAGGTGCGTCGCCGGCACCCGTTGCAGGGCAAGGAGACCCTCATCGAGGGCATCGCCCGTGAACGCACGATCCTCGCACCCATCAAGAACGTCGCCGACCTGGTCGTGGAGACCTCGGCGCTGACGGCGGCCAAGCTGCGCTCGGTGGTCGAGGGCGTGTCCCCGGGCGACACCGAACCGCGGCTGAGCATCGCGGTGCAGTCCTTCGGGTTCAAGTACGGACTGCCCATCGACTCCGATCTCGTCGCCGACGTGCGGTTTCTGCCCAACCCCCACTGGATCGACGAACTGCGCGACCACAACGGGCAGGAGGCGCCGGTCCGCGACTACGTCCTCGGCCAGCCCGACGCCGGTGACTTCCTCGACCTCTATACCGACCTGGTCTCCATCGTCGGTCGCGGCTACCTGCGGGAAGGCAAGCGTTACATGACGATCAGCGTCGGCTGCACCGGCGGCAAACACCGCAGCGTCGCCATCTCCGAGGAACTCGCCCGACGGCTCCGCAAGGCCGTCGACGACTCCGGTGTGGCCTCCTATGACGTGCGCGTGATGCACCGCGATCTGGGGCGCGAATGA